The following coding sequences are from one Gammaproteobacteria bacterium window:
- a CDS encoding hypothetical protein (Evidence 5 : Unknown function), which translates to MPPYSPDLNPIEHKWAQLKAIRRQKRCSVEELFITIL; encoded by the coding sequence TTGCCACCCTATTCTCCTGATCTAAATCCCATCGAACATAAGTGGGCACAACTAAAAGCTATTCGTAGACAAAAACGATGTTCCGTTGAAGAACTTTTTATTACCATTTTATAG